CCCTCGCCCCCAGTCACCCTCTGCTCCCCGCAGGGCGGGCGCCCCCCCCTCTCATGGCCCCAGCGGCTggaggtgctggtgggggcagcacGAGCTGTTCAGTTCCTGCACCAGGACACGCCCAGCCTCATTCACGGGGATGTCAAGAGGTGAGGGggtaactggggtgggggggcgtggggggcgctggggcagcgtctcaccccatgtccccccccagctctaacatCCTGCTGGACGCGGCGCTGCGTCCCCGGCTGGGCGACTTCGGGCtggcgcgggcggggcggggccgagcaCCTGCCGGGGGGCTCAGCGCACCCTGGGCCGGACCCACACGGTGCAGGGCACCCTGGCCTACCTGCCCCCCGAGTACGTGCAGAGCGGGGCCCTGTCCCCCTCCATTGACACCTACAGCTACGGCGTGGTGAGtgccactccctccaccccaccccggcCCCATGCTcacggagcagccccctgcctcgcTGCCCGGGACacacacggggggcgggggccttgctggagccctcagccccccttgCCCCTCAGGTGCTGCTGGAGACGCTGACGGGGAGACGGGCCCTGGAGGCAGACGGGCGGGGACGGACAAAATACCTGGTgagcccctgcccctgggcctcccccagccccgtcgGGGCCcgtccccccagccccggggcccccgtccccccagccccgccggggcccctccctcctgccccggggcccctgtccccccagccctgccggggcccctccctcctgccctagggccctgtctccccagccccgccggggcccctccctcctgccccgggccctccctcctgccctagggccctgtctccccagccccgccggggcccctccctcctgctccgggGCCCCTGTCTCCCCAGTcccgccgggcccctccctcctgccccggggcccctccctcctgtcccagggcccctgtccccccagccccccggggcccctccctcctgccccggggcccctccctcctgccccggggcccctgtccccccagccccccggggcccctccctcctgtcccagggcccctgtccccccagccctgccggggcccctccctcctgccccggggcccctccctcctgccctagggccctgtctccccagccccgccggggcccctccctcctgctccggggcccctgtctccccagccccgccggggcccctccctcctgctccggggcccctgtctccccagccccgccggggcccctgtctccccagccccgccggggcccctccctcctgctccggggcccctgtctccccagccccgccggggcccctccctcctgctccggggcccctgtctccccagccctgccggggcccctccctcctgctccggggcccctccctcctgctccggggcccctgtctccccagccccgccggggcccctccctcctgctccggggcccctgtcctccccagccccgccggggcccctccctcctgctccggggcccctgtctccccagccccgccggggcccctccctcctgctccgggGCCCCTGTCTCCCCAGTCCCGccggggcccctccctcctgtcccagggcccctgtccccccagccccccggggccCCTCACTCCGGCCTTCTGTGCCCACAGAAGGATCTGGTGGCAGAGGGGGAGGCGGATGCGGCCGAGGTGCCTGGGCGATGGCAGGCGGCAGCGACGGGCCCGGACCCTGACGCTCGGGCAGCCCAGGTGGGCACCAGGATCTTCCAGAACCACGCGGACCGGCGGGCAGGGCCCTGTGCAGAGGAGCTGGGCACCTCACTGGGGCGACTGGCTGCCCGCTGCCTCCACAGGCGCAGCAAACGGCGCCCCCCCATGGCCCAGGTACCGGGCGCctggagtgagggggctgggggcctggggagggctggggtgtcGCCGGCCTGGGGGGGGACGCCTGGGGTATCTCCTTGCTCAGGGAGGACCGGGGAGGGGACTGGGTTCTCTCCTGTCGGGGGGAGAAGCCTGGACCCCCGGGTCCCACCCCAACTCTGCTTCTCCCCGAGGTGTACCAGGAGCTGGAGCGGCTGCAGACGTCCCTGTCCTGGGCTGCCCTCACTGACTCCCAGGGGGGCTCGTCCTCCAGgaccccagcgctgccccccaaCCAACCTGTGGAGAGTGACGAGagcctgttgggggagggggacagtgtCTTAGGTGAGGCCTTTGCCCCCAGCACAGCCCATTGGCTGCCCCCCAGGtcgcagctggggaaactgagcccTGCGGGGTGACCTCTGACCTCTGCTCTCTCTGCAGGTGTTGCCTCATCCCTGGCCCCCGACATTCACATCAACCCGGCCCGGCAGCGCATCATGGAGCGGCTGGCGCtgtaccagcagggggcgctggacaGCCTGGGGGTGCTGGCCTCTGAGCCCCCTGCCGGAAGCCTGGGGCCTGGGCCCAGGGCCGCtcggacccctcccctcccccaggagagtGAGGACTTCGAGCCCTGAGACACATGGACATGGGtcttgggggcggggcaggtggggagccccgccctcctccaggggcggggcccgggcctctgctccccacccccactgccccgcTTGCTCCGGGGGCCCGGCTGCTCTGGGCGTGTgtcctggagccccagggctggCTCCTGGGGCGGGGCCTGCGAATGGCCCCAGGGAAAAATAAAAGTTGGTTTATTTTTACTCCTGGtctctgttgggggaggggcggggccccgacgttcccccccccccccccgcctgcggGCGCTCCTGgtagggggctgggggccaggcccAGACGCCCTGGTGGCCGAGGGCGCGTGGGACCAGAAGTGGCCCACTGTCGGGAAGGGGGCTCCCAGTTTCAGCCCCACGCAGCCCGGGCCGTGGGGGTGGGCCACGGCCAGCCCGTGGCAGCCCAgccgaaggggggcaggggggccagcACTGCCGGCTCCAGAGCCAGGCCACGGGGCACTCAGCGTAGTGGCTGTAGCCCCCCACGGGCCACTGTGCcccttcgccctgccccccaggccgggCCATTGGCTGaggtgccagcccctcccccagcggctGGGGGGGAATGGGTCAGGGGGCCAGGAGGATCAGGGGTGTGCAGGGCACAACCCCCGTGTGCTGAGGGAACTgccgctcccagccccccagcaaggCCAGCGCCCGCTGCAGCCCCATGGCCAGCCtagacccccctgccccccaccctccaccccaccagtccctctccctgctccctcagCTCGTTGGCTTGTGCCATCTCcgtgctctccccccaccctgcgcccACAGGTCAgccccaggagggggagggggcgcagctgaGGCTGACCTGGGCGGGTGGGTTGGGGGTTTCAGGGGAGGACAAAGCTGCGATGGTggaggggtgcagtggggtggcGCTATGATCAGGaatctgggggcagaggagttggGGTAAGTTCTcgggagggcagagctgggggggctggagttATGACGGGAGGctgttggggcagggggctggggcaggggcgtgaggGGGTGGACAGGGGCTGAGTTAGGGTATTGGGGGGGAAGAGCTGTGAcgggggttggggcagggggcttgggggcagagctatgaccgcggggggggggggggggtggagccatgtcagggactgggctggggggTTGACGTGACGGGTTGGGGTACGGTGATTGGAGAGGTGGAGCTATGATGTGGGTGGTTGGTGCTGCGACTGGCaagagtggggggcggggctgtgacgggggggggggggaggttgggtggggctgggggggggaggttgggtgggGCTAGGGAGTGGTGGGGCGGGGCTATGActgggggtagggggcagggctgtgatggaggggttggggtgggggggtaggggcggggctgtgaTGGGGGGGATGGTTGGGGTGGGGGTATGACTGGGGGGATGGTTGCGGGCGGGGCTGTGACGGGGGAGGTTGGGGGgttagggggcggggctgtgacgggcggggggaggttgggaggcggggctgtgacgggaggggttggggtggggggtagTGGCGGGGCTGTGACCGGTGGGgggtttggggggtagggggcggggctgtgacgggcgggggaggttgggaggcggggctgtgacgggaggggttggggtgggggggtagtGGCGGGGCTGTgacgggaggggggtggggggaagggggcggggctgtgacgggagggggggtgggggggtagggggcggggctgtgacgggaggggttggggtggggggtagTGGCGGGGCTGTgacgggaggggggtgggggggaagggggcggggctgtgacgggcggggggaggttgggaggcggggctgtgacgggaggggttggggtggggggtagTGGCGGGGCTGTgacgggaggggggtggggggaagggggcggggctgtgacgggagggggggtagggggcggggctgtgacgggagggcggggtgggggggtagggggcggggctgtgaccgGTGGGGGGGTCGAGGGTTGACTCTTTCCCCGCGCGCTATGGGGAGAGGGCCTGTCACGTGGCGCGCCCGTGCCtggagcgggggggagagggcggagaCAGTCGAACGACCGTTAGAACGGGGcgggagcggaagcaggagggtgAGGAAATGAACGCGCATGCGCGCGGCGCAGTCGTTCTGCCCAGCACTGAGCCTGCGCTGCGCGCTCCACCGTACCCCTCCCCGCGACCACGCATGCGCATTGCGGAAGCGAGCCTGCCGCGCGTGCGCCAAAGGCATCATCACATCCGGGTCGTTCAGGCGCCGCCATCTTTCGTCGGGTGTGGATGAGAAGGGTccaaaatggcggctcccagggGGCTGGCCGCCGCAGCCTGCCCGCGCCGCGCGTagagctcccgccccgcccgccgccTCCGGAGCCCGCGTCGCGCCGCGCCCAGCTGCGGCTCTAGCTGCCCGAAGCGCCCAGCCGCGTGGTAGCGGCCTCCGGGccgggccgccgccgcctccgggCCGCCATTTTGGAAAACGGCCGCCCCCGCGCCCTCCGGCCGCCATCTTGGGGAGCCGCGCACATCCGGGTAAGCGGCGGCCCCGCAGCCGCCATCTTGGGGACTCCGAGCGCGCAGCGAGCCGCCATCTTGCGCGCCCCGCCTCGGGCGCCATCTTGGAGCCCGTGACGCAGGCCgggcccctgcgggcgccatggcaacCGGGGCGGGGCTGCTTCCGGCGCCGCCGAGCGGCCCGCGAGCCgggcacggccccgcccccggcggccgggggacactgaggcacgcgcgggggcggggcccgggctgCGCTTCCGTCGCCGCGCGGCGCTGCCGTGGGGGGGCGGCCAAGATGGCGGCGCCCAGCGCCCGCCCCAAGATGGCGGCGCCCAGGGGGCGGAGTCCGtacgggccccgccccccgagccggGCGGAGGAAGGAAGCGCGCGCGGCTGCCGCACAAGCAGGCGCAAGATGGCGGCTCCCAGGGCGGCGTGAAGCGCCGGGCGCCCCGCACCGCTCGCGCCCCGTCCGgtgccgtggggcggggcggggccgggcgcgcgcgggccggggcgggggcggggccggggcggggggcgcgcgcggggccgggcggcgggaggcggcggctcCTTCCCCGCGGCCGCCATTTTCCGGCCGCACAAGATGGCGGCTCCCAGGGCCGGGCgctgagccggggggaggggccggaggccccgggcgggggggaggggcagcgggtcTGCGGGGCGGGGTCcgctcgcggggggggggcccgggggaggggcggggtccgCTCGCGGGGGGAGGTCcgcgcgcggggggagggggcggggtccgctcgcggggggggcggggggaggtccgcgcgcggggggaggggcggggtccgcgcgcgggggggggcggggggaggtcccgcgcgcggggggggggcggggtccgctcgcggggggggcggggggaggtcccgcgcggggggagggccggggtcCGCGcgcggggggagggccggggtccgcgcgcggggggaggggcggggcccgctcgcgggggggggcggggtcccgCGGGGGGCCGGGCGGCGCGGGACTAACTGCCCCCCTTGCAGGACCGCACCAGGGGGCCATGGCTGCGGCGCTGCCAGCGGCCCCCGGCGGGGGCTccccgctcccggccccccccggcgccgcgctgctgcagcCCCGCTGGAAGCGGGTGGTGGGGCTGGTCGGGCCCCGTGCCCCGCCCCCGACACGGACACCGGGCCGTGGCCATCAAGGAGCTGATCGTGGTCTTCGGCGGCGGCAACGAGGGCATCGTGGACGAGCTGCACGTGTAcaacacaggtggggggggcccCTCCCCGGGCCTGGGGGGAGCCCGGCGtccggccccccggcccccttccccgggcccccGGCAtccgccccccggcccccctcccgccGGGCCTGGGGGGATCACGGGCTCGTGTGTTGTGGGggcgggttagagcagggagtcTGGACTCAGCCCCTCCCGGctccacctccccccttcctgggcaccctgctcatgcccctctgcccctcccagccacgAACCAGTGGTTCATCCCAGCCGTGCGGGGCGACATCCCCCCTGGCTGCGCTGCCTACGGGCTTCGTGTGCGACGGCACCCGCCTGCTGGTCTTCGGAGGCATGGTTGAGTACGGCAAGTACAGCAACGATCTCTACGAGCTTCAGGTAGGGGCAGGGGCCCAGACGCCTGGGtgtctcccagctcggggagggcaggagggtctagtggttagaggggcggggggcccaggctcagggagggcaggagggtctagtggttagaggggcggggggcccaggctcagggagggcagggggtctagtggttagaggggcggggggcccaggctcagggagggcaggagggtctagtggttagaggggcggggggcccaggctcagggagggcagggggctctagtggttagaggggcgGGGGGCCCAGGCGCCTGGGGTCCGgctcagggagggcagggggctctagtggttagaggggtgGGGGGCCCAGGCGCCTGGGGTCCGgctcagggagggcagggggctctagtggttagaggggcgGAGGGCCCAGGCGCCTGGGGTCCGgctcagggagggcagggggctctagtggttagaggggtggggggcccaggctcagggagggcagggggctctagtggttagaggggtgGGTGCCCAGGCGCCTGGGGTCCGgctcagggagggcagggggctctagtggttagaggggcggggggcccaggctcagggagggcaggggggtctTGCTGCCGTGTGCGGGTTGGACTGACGGAAGAGGGACCGTGTTGTAATGACCCCCTGCAGGCCAGCCGCTGGGAGTGGAAGAGACTCAAGGCCAAGACCCCCAAGAATGGgccgcccccctgcccccgcctagGCCACAGCTTCTCTCTGGTGGGCAACAAGTGCTACCTGTTTGGGGGGCTGGCCAACGACAGCGAGGACCCCCAAGAACAACATTCCCAGGCGAGTGCCAGTCCGGGCgctgttcctgctcctgccctcgcaGTGCgtaggggggagggggctggggcctggtggcctcctgcttcctcccatcCCTGCGGGGGGAATCTCTgcctggctgtggggagaggccGCCCTCTGGtgggggggtgtggggcaggggcactcggggctggcaggggcacgCAGGGCTTGCAGGGGGATGCGGGGCAGGGGCTCATcgggctggcagagggatgcggggcggggggcactcggctggcgggggggcgcggggcggggcacTCGGAGCTGGCGGCGGGAGCACTCGGGGCGGGGCACTTGGGGCtggcggcgggggggcgggggcgggcggcgggggctggcggCGGGGGCTGGCGGCGGGGGCACTCGGGGCTGGCGGCGGGGGGGCGCGGGGCACTCGGGGCTGGCGGCGGGGGCACTCGGGGCTGGTGGCGGGGTCGCGGGCGGGGCACTCGGGGCTGGCGGCGGGGGCACTCGGGGCTGGCGGCGGGGGCACTCGGGGCGGGGCACTCGGGGCTGGCGGCGGGGGCACTCGGGGCTGGGGGCGTGGGGCGGGGGCACTCGGGGCTGGCGGCGGGGGCACTCGGGGCTGGTGGCGGGGGTCGTGGGGCGGGGCACTTAGGGCTGGCGGCGGGGGCACTCGGGGCGGGGGCACTCGGGGGCTGGCGGCGGGGGCACTCGGGGCTGGTGGCGGGGGTCGCGGGGCGGGGCACTCGGGGCTGGCAtcgggggcgcggggcgggggcacTCGGGGCTGGCGGCAGGGGCACTCGGGGCGTGGGGCGGGGGCACTCGGGGCTGGCGGCGGGGGCACTCGGGGCTGGGGGCGTGGGGCGGGGGCACTCGGGGCTGGCGGcggggggcgcggggcggggcacTCGGGGCTGGGCGGcggggggcgcggggcggggcacTTGGGGCTGGTGGgcgggggcgcggggcggggcacTCGGGGCTGGCGGCGGGGGCACTCGGGGCGGGGCGCGCGGGGCGGGGGCACTCGGGGCTGGCGGcgggggggcgcggggcgggggcacTTGGGGCTgggtggcggggggcggggctggtggcggggggcgcggggcgggggcactcggggctggcaggggcgggcgcgggggggcgcggggcggggctggcggggggcgcggggcggggcactcggggctggcggcgggggggcgtggcgggggcacTCGGGGCTGGCGGTGGCTGTGACAagccccccgtccccccccccaggtaccTGAATGACCTGTACATCCTGGAGCTGCGCCCGGGCTCCGGAGTGGTGGCCTGGGACATCCCCATCACGTACGgggtgctgcccccgccccgcgaGTCCCACACGGCCGTGGTGTGCGCCGAGAGAGACAGCAAGAAATCCAAACTCGTCATCTACGGCGGCATGAGCGGCTGTCGCCTCGGCGACCTCTGGACGCTGGACATCGGTATGCCAGCGGGGCGCCGGGTTCtctcccggcgggggggggggggggggggggggggggccggggcgccGGGTTCTCCCCCGGCCGGGCTCTCAGTGCCTCTGTGTTTGTCTCCTCAGAGGACACTGACGTGGAACAAGCCGACCCTGAGCGGCGTGGCACCCCTGCCCCGCAGCCTGCACTCGGCCACCACCATCGGCAACAAGTAagcccctgacccccccatcACCCCCACTTCTGTGGCCCAGCtctgaccccctcctcccccccaggatgTACGTCTTCGGGGGCTGGGTGCCCCTCGTCATGGATGACGTCAAAGTTGCCACACACGAGAAGGAGTGGAAGTGCACCAACACGCTGGCCTGCCTCAACTTAGGtatgcccccccccgtcccccaccaACACGCTGGCCTGCCTCAACTTAGGtacgccccccccatcccccaccaacACGCTGGCCTGCCTCAACTTAGGtacgccccccccatcccccaccaacACGCTGGCCTGCCTCAACTTAggtacgccccccccccatcccccaccaacACGCTGGCCTGCCTCAACTTAGGTacgcccccccccgtcccccaccaACACGCTGGCCTGCCTCAACTTAGGtacgccccccccatcccccaccaacACGCTGGTCTGCCTCAACTTAGGtacgccccccccatcccccaccaacACGCTGGCCTGCCTCAACTTAGGTacgccccccccgtcccccaccaACACGACTGCTGCCTGCTCAACTTAGGTACGCCCCCCCCCTGTCCCCCACCAACACGCTGGCCTGCCTCAACCTAGGtacgcccccccatcccccaccaacACGCTGGCCTGCCTCAACTTAGGTacgccccccccgtcccccaccaACACGCTGGCCTGCCTCAACTTAGGTacgccccccccgtcccccaccaACACGCTGGCCTGCCTCAACTTAGGTacgccccccccgtcccccaccaACACGCTGGCCTGCCTCAACTTAGGTACGCCCCCCCCTGTCCCCCCACAACACGCTGGCCTGCCTCAACCTAGGTACGATCCCCCACCAACACGCTGGCCTGCCTCAACTTAGgtacgccccccccccgtcccccaccaACACGCTGGCCTGCCTCAACTTAGGTACGCCCCCCCCCTGTCCACCACCAACACGCTGGCCTGCCTCAACCTAGGTACGATCCCCCACCAACACGCTGGCCTGCCTCAACTTAggtacgccccccccccgccccccaccaacACGCTGGCCTGCCTCAACTTAGGTACGCCCCCCCCTGTCCCCCACCAACACGCTGGCCTGCCTCAACCTAGGtacgccccccccatcccccaccaacACGCTGGCCTGCCTCAACTTAGgtacgccccccccccgtcccccaccaACACGCTGGCCTGCCTCAACTTAGGtacgccccccctctccccccaccaacaCGCTGGCCTGCCTCAACCTAGGTacgccccccctcgccccccaccaaCACGCTGGCCTGCCTCAACCTAGGTACGCACCCCTCCGGGCCccgccctcccgccctccccaaCAAGCTGGTCTTTCTCAGACTGGATAAGGACTCCCCGGTTCCCTTCAGCCCCGTGCTGGGATCCCCCTCGCAGCCCCTGGGTTCCCCGGCCGTCCTGTGCCCTGGCCCAGGGTGAGCTGACCCCTTCCCCCAGACTCGATGGCCTGGGAAGCCATTGTCATGGACACGCTGGAGGACAACGTCCCACGGGCCCGGGCGGGGC
The sequence above is drawn from the Pelodiscus sinensis isolate JC-2024 unplaced genomic scaffold, ASM4963464v1 ctg202, whole genome shotgun sequence genome and encodes:
- the IRAK1 gene encoding LOW QUALITY PROTEIN: interleukin-1 receptor-associated kinase 1 (The sequence of the model RefSeq protein was modified relative to this genomic sequence to represent the inferred CDS: inserted 1 base in 1 codon), coding for MAGTGSGTGRFLYELPAWLVCGFCRLMDALGPADWERFAARIARDQVELRLCQGTEGRTQRLLWAWTNRNARVGELLALLDELELYRARDLLASWQPPTQPPVLSPPVLPSAPPAPPTSDSRTSTAAWDPPKPPPQSLPDPSCSSLPLPSPPPRSLLSTGSQGPGPLLSAPPASQRVESLGPAPQPFAWPLAELVQATGGFAERYKVGEGGFGCVYRARLRNTDYAVKRLKENAELDWSSIRSSFLTEVEKLSRFRHPNIVEFGGFCAERDQFCLVYVFMPNGSLEDGLSCQGGRPPLSWPQRLEVLVGAARAVQFLHQDTPSLIHGDVKSSNILLDAALRPRLGDFGLARAGRGRAPAGGLSXTLGRTHTVQGTLAYLPPEYVQSGALSPSIDTYSYGVVLLETLTGRRALEADGRGRTKYLKDLVAEGEADAAEVPGRWQAAATGPDPDARAAQVGTRIFQNHADRRAGPCAEELGTSLGRLAARCLHRRSKRRPPMAQVYQELERLQTSLSWAALTDSQGGSSSRTPALPPNQPVESDESLLGEGDSVLGVASSLAPDIHINPARQRIMERLALYQQGALDSLGVLASEPPAGSLGPGPRAARTPPLPQESEDFEP
- the LOC142824332 gene encoding LOW QUALITY PROTEIN: host cell factor 1-like (The sequence of the model RefSeq protein was modified relative to this genomic sequence to represent the inferred CDS: deleted 3 bases in 3 codons); this encodes MAAALPAAPGGGSPLPAPPGAALLQPRWKRVVGWSGPVPRPRHGHRAVAIKELIVVFGGGNEGIVDELHVYNTATNQWFIPAVRGDIPPGCAAYGFVCDGTRLLVFGGMVEYGKYSNDLYELQASRWEWKRLKAKTPKNGPPPCPRLGHSFSLVGNKCYLFGGLANDSEDPKNNIPRYLNDLYILELRPGSGVVAWDIPITYGVLPPPRESHTAVVCAERDSKKSKLVIYGGMSGCRLGDLWTLDIGMPAGRRVLSRRGGGGGGGGAGAPGSPPAGLSVPLCLSPQRTLTWNKPTLSGVAPLPRSLHSATTIGNKMYVFGGWVPLVMDDVKVATHEKEWKCTNTLACLNLDSMAWEAIVMDTLEDNVPRARAGHCAVSINTRLYIWSGRDGYRKAWNNQVCCKDLWYLE